The following proteins are encoded in a genomic region of Streptococcus cristatus AS 1.3089:
- a CDS encoding YbaN family protein, translating into MRLIYFVIACLSLALGVLGIFLPLLPTTPFLLLSIACFSRSSKRIENWLYHTKLYQTYVADFRETGSIAKERKKKIIVSIYILMGISIALAPIIWVKIFLFALTIFITYYLFKVIPDKE; encoded by the coding sequence ATGCGCTTGATTTATTTTGTGATTGCCTGCTTATCTTTGGCCTTAGGAGTGCTGGGGATTTTTCTGCCCCTTCTTCCTACGACTCCTTTTTTACTTTTGTCTATTGCTTGCTTTTCGCGCAGTTCCAAGCGGATTGAGAATTGGCTTTATCACACCAAGCTATATCAGACCTATGTTGCAGATTTTCGGGAGACAGGTTCGATTGCTAAGGAGCGCAAGAAAAAGATTATCGTATCCATCTATATCTTGATGGGAATTTCCATTGCGTTAGCTCCGATAATTTGGGTAAAAATTTTCTTATTCGCCCTGACAATCTTTATTACCTATTATCTTTTCAAGGTCATCCCAGATAAGGAATAG
- the yycF gene encoding response regulator YycF, translated as MKKILVVDDEKPISDIIKFNMTKEGYEVLTAFDGKEALEMFEVEQPDILILDLMLPEVDGLDVARTIRKTSNVPIIVLSAKDSEFDKVIGLEIGADDYVTKPFSNRELLARVKALLRRSELIPDSHVDESSPKELFIGDLQILPDAFVVKKHGKELELTHREFELLHHLATHVGQVMTREHLLETVWGYDYFGDVRTVDVTIRRLREKIEDTPSRPEYILTRRGVGYYIRNND; from the coding sequence ATGAAAAAAATATTAGTTGTAGATGACGAGAAGCCAATCTCGGACATTATAAAGTTTAATATGACCAAGGAAGGTTATGAAGTGCTGACTGCCTTTGATGGTAAGGAAGCCTTGGAAATGTTTGAAGTGGAGCAACCAGACATCTTGATTCTGGACTTGATGTTGCCAGAAGTGGATGGACTTGATGTTGCTCGGACCATTCGTAAGACCAGCAATGTTCCAATCATTGTGCTTTCGGCCAAAGATAGCGAGTTCGATAAGGTAATCGGTCTGGAAATCGGTGCTGATGACTATGTGACCAAGCCCTTTTCAAATCGTGAATTGCTGGCTCGGGTCAAGGCCTTGCTGCGCCGTTCTGAACTCATCCCAGATAGTCATGTGGATGAGAGTAGTCCAAAGGAATTGTTTATTGGAGATTTGCAGATTCTTCCAGATGCTTTTGTGGTGAAAAAACACGGGAAAGAATTGGAATTAACCCATCGTGAATTTGAACTCTTGCACCATTTGGCGACCCATGTCGGTCAAGTCATGACACGTGAACACTTACTAGAAACGGTCTGGGGTTATGATTACTTCGGTGATGTGCGGACTGTTGATGTGACCATTCGTCGTCTGCGCGAAAAAATCGAAGATACTCCAAGCCGTCCAGAGTACATCTTGACTCGCCGCGGTGTCGGTTATTACATAAGAAATAATGATTGA
- the vicK gene encoding cell wall metabolism sensor histidine kinase VicK, whose product MIEKIKEFVLSPDFVFSLIVVGFIIVVALLLLENRRDTRKLVQLNQKIKGLIAGDYSEVLDMQGSPEITDMTNSINDLSEVIRLTHENLEQETKRLSSILSYMTDGVLATNRRGQIITINDMATKQLGVKRDDVLNTSILDLLDIADEYDLRELITNVPELTIDSQDENGEYVSLRVRFALIRRESGFISGLVAVLHDTTEQDKEERERRLFVSNVSHELRTPLTSVKSYLEALDDGALSEPVAPEFVKVSLTETNRMMRMVTDLLSLSRIDNNTSHLDVELTNFTAFITYILNRFDKIKNQDETKKYEIIRDYSITPIWVEIDTDKMTQVIDNIMNNAIKYSPDGGTITVSVRTTDVQLILSISDEGLGIPKQDLPKIFDRFYRVDKARSRAQGGTGLGLAIAKEIIKQHHGFIWAKSEYGKGSTFTIVLPYDNDAVRVDDWENEENVESEHD is encoded by the coding sequence ATGATTGAAAAAATAAAAGAGTTTGTTCTGTCTCCTGACTTTGTCTTTTCACTGATCGTTGTCGGCTTTATCATCGTTGTAGCCCTCTTGCTGCTGGAAAATCGACGGGATACTCGAAAACTGGTCCAATTAAATCAAAAGATTAAAGGCTTGATTGCAGGAGATTATTCAGAAGTTTTAGATATGCAGGGAAGTCCTGAAATCACGGATATGACCAATTCTATCAATGATCTTTCTGAAGTCATTCGCCTGACGCATGAAAATTTGGAGCAAGAGACCAAGCGTCTATCCAGCATCCTGTCTTACATGACGGATGGCGTACTTGCGACCAACCGTCGAGGACAGATTATCACTATCAATGACATGGCGACCAAGCAGCTGGGGGTCAAACGTGATGATGTGCTTAATACTAGTATTTTAGATTTGCTGGATATTGCTGATGAGTACGATTTGCGCGAATTGATTACCAATGTTCCAGAATTGACCATTGATTCTCAAGATGAAAATGGCGAATACGTAAGCCTGCGGGTTCGGTTTGCCTTGATTAGACGGGAGTCAGGTTTTATATCAGGGTTGGTAGCAGTGCTGCACGATACAACGGAGCAAGACAAGGAAGAACGGGAGCGTCGGCTTTTCGTTTCCAATGTTAGCCATGAATTGCGGACGCCTCTAACCAGTGTAAAATCCTATCTGGAAGCCTTGGATGATGGTGCTCTGTCAGAGCCTGTTGCACCGGAATTTGTCAAAGTTTCACTAACTGAGACAAACCGGATGATGCGGATGGTGACGGACTTACTTAGCTTATCGCGGATTGATAATAATACCAGCCATCTGGACGTTGAGCTGACTAATTTTACGGCCTTTATCACCTATATCCTTAACCGTTTTGATAAGATTAAAAATCAGGATGAGACCAAAAAATATGAGATTATCAGGGATTATTCAATTACGCCGATTTGGGTAGAGATTGATACGGATAAGATGACTCAGGTTATTGATAATATCATGAACAATGCCATCAAGTATTCACCTGATGGTGGGACGATTACGGTTTCTGTGAGGACAACAGATGTTCAGTTGATTCTTTCGATTTCGGATGAAGGTTTGGGCATTCCCAAGCAGGATCTGCCAAAGATTTTTGATCGTTTCTATCGGGTGGATAAGGCCCGCAGTCGAGCCCAGGGAGGAACGGGCTTGGGTCTGGCTATTGCTAAAGAAATTATCAAGCAGCATCATGGCTTTATCTGGGCTAAGAGCGAGTACGGTAAGGGTTCTACCTTTACCATCGTCCTTCCTTATGATAATGATGCTGTCCGTGTAGATGACTGGGAAAATGAAGAGAATGTAGAAAGTGAACATGACTAA
- a CDS encoding Cof-type HAD-IIB family hydrolase, with product MIRLIATDMDGTFLDDKGQFDMERLKHLLAQFREKGIYFAVASGRGILSLEKLFHEVRDDIIFIAENGSLVEFQGKDLYEATMPREFYLKVFDKLKESPFVNINELLLTGKKGCYVLETVDPTYLSFSANYNENIQKVADFSEITDEIFKFTTNFSEETVADGEAWVNENVAGVKAMTTGYKSIDIVLDYVDKGVALVELAKKLGLEMDQVMAFGDNLNDLHMMQVVGHPIAPENARPEILAVAKEVIGHHAAQSVMTYMEGL from the coding sequence ATGATAAGACTCATTGCCACAGATATGGACGGGACTTTTTTAGATGACAAGGGTCAGTTTGATATGGAGCGGCTCAAGCACCTGCTAGCTCAGTTTAGAGAAAAGGGCATCTACTTTGCTGTTGCCAGTGGTCGAGGGATTCTCTCTCTTGAGAAGCTCTTTCATGAAGTTCGGGATGATATTATCTTTATCGCAGAAAATGGTAGCCTAGTAGAGTTTCAAGGAAAAGATCTATACGAAGCAACCATGCCAAGAGAATTTTATCTAAAGGTATTTGACAAGCTTAAGGAGTCGCCTTTTGTCAATATCAATGAGTTGCTTCTGACAGGGAAAAAAGGCTGTTATGTGCTAGAGACAGTAGATCCGACTTATCTCTCTTTCAGCGCTAATTATAATGAAAATATCCAAAAAGTTGCTGATTTTAGTGAGATTACAGACGAGATTTTTAAATTCACGACCAATTTCAGCGAAGAAACAGTGGCCGACGGCGAAGCCTGGGTCAATGAAAATGTCGCAGGTGTCAAGGCGATGACAACAGGCTATAAGTCGATTGATATCGTGCTGGACTATGTGGATAAAGGCGTGGCTCTTGTCGAGCTAGCTAAGAAGCTAGGCCTAGAAATGGACCAGGTCATGGCTTTTGGCGATAACCTCAATGACCTGCATATGATGCAGGTGGTGGGGCACCCGATTGCACCAGAAAATGCACGGCCGGAAATTTTGGCAGTTGCGAAAGAAGTGATTGGCCACCATGCGGCCCAATCTGTTATGACCTACATGGAGGGCTTATAA
- a CDS encoding M24 family metallopeptidase: MTKINQIITYLENEKQDVTVISDPVTIHYLTGFYSDPHERQMFLFVYTDHEPLLFVPALEVERASSTVDFQVVGYVDSENPWEKIKTSLPSQTFKQVAVEFDNLILTKYHGLRTVFDGAEFVNLTPYINRLRLIKSADEIQKMLVAGKYADKAVNIGFDNISLDNTETDIIAQIDFAIKREGYEMSFETMVLTGNNAANPHGIPGANKVENNALLLFDLGCMVNGYASDMTRTVAVGQPDQFKKDIYYLTLEAQQAALDFIKPGVTAHEVDRAAREVIEKAGYGEYFNHRLGHGIGMDVHEFPSIMEGNEMVIEEGMCFSVEPGIYIPGKVGVRIEDCGYVTKNGFELFTETSKDLLYFE, from the coding sequence ATGACAAAAATCAATCAAATCATCACTTATCTTGAAAATGAAAAGCAGGATGTCACTGTTATCTCCGATCCTGTAACCATTCATTACCTAACAGGCTTTTACAGCGATCCACATGAACGTCAGATGTTCCTATTCGTCTACACTGACCATGAGCCACTTCTTTTCGTACCAGCACTGGAAGTTGAGCGTGCTTCCTCTACCGTAGATTTTCAGGTTGTGGGCTATGTCGATTCTGAAAATCCTTGGGAAAAGATCAAAACTTCCCTACCATCTCAGACCTTCAAACAAGTGGCAGTCGAGTTTGACAATCTGATTTTAACCAAGTACCACGGCCTGCGTACTGTTTTTGATGGGGCTGAATTTGTCAATCTGACTCCTTACATCAACCGCTTGCGCCTGATCAAATCAGCCGACGAAATCCAGAAAATGCTGGTAGCTGGCAAGTATGCTGACAAGGCTGTCAATATTGGTTTTGACAATATTTCACTGGACAATACTGAAACGGACATCATCGCTCAAATCGACTTTGCTATTAAGCGAGAAGGCTATGAGATGAGCTTTGAAACCATGGTTCTGACAGGCAATAACGCAGCCAATCCGCACGGCATTCCCGGAGCCAATAAAGTCGAAAATAACGCCCTCCTGCTCTTTGACTTGGGCTGCATGGTCAATGGCTATGCCAGCGATATGACACGGACCGTCGCTGTCGGCCAGCCAGACCAGTTCAAAAAAGATATCTATTATCTGACATTGGAAGCTCAGCAAGCAGCGCTTGACTTTATCAAACCAGGCGTCACAGCTCATGAAGTAGACCGAGCTGCCCGTGAGGTCATCGAAAAAGCTGGCTATGGTGAATATTTCAACCACCGACTTGGCCACGGTATCGGTATGGATGTTCACGAATTCCCATCCATTATGGAAGGCAACGAAATGGTCATCGAAGAAGGCATGTGCTTCTCTGTTGAGCCTGGTATCTACATCCCTGGCAAGGTCGGCGTTCGTATCGAAGACTGCGGTTATGTTACTAAGAATGGTTTTGAACTCTTCACCGAAACTAGCAAAGACTTGCTGTATTTTGAATAG
- a CDS encoding MBL fold metallo-hydrolase, whose product MTKGFQYSILASGSSGNCFYLETDQKRLLVDAGLSGKKITSLLSEIDRKPEDLDAILVTHEHKDHIHGVGVLARKYNLDIYANEATWRAMEKDLGKLDASQKHIFEMGKMKTFGDLDVESFGVSHDAAAPQFYRFMKDGKSFVMLTDTGYVSDRMAGVIENADAYLIESNHDIEILRSGAYPWSLKQRILSDLGHLSNEDGAETMIRTLGNRTKRIYLGHLSKENNIKELAHMTMVNQLAQADLPVGHDFQVFDTFPDTATPLVTI is encoded by the coding sequence ATGACTAAGGGATTTCAATATAGTATTCTAGCATCGGGATCGAGCGGCAATTGCTTTTATCTGGAAACAGACCAAAAACGCCTGCTTGTCGATGCTGGTCTATCAGGGAAAAAGATTACGAGCCTTTTAAGCGAAATCGACCGCAAACCAGAGGATTTAGATGCTATTTTGGTCACCCATGAGCACAAGGATCACATCCATGGTGTAGGGGTCTTGGCGCGTAAGTACAATCTAGATATTTATGCCAACGAAGCAACCTGGCGAGCGATGGAAAAGGACTTGGGCAAGCTGGATGCCAGTCAGAAGCATATCTTTGAAATGGGTAAAATGAAGACTTTTGGCGATTTAGATGTCGAAAGTTTTGGGGTTAGCCACGATGCGGCTGCTCCCCAGTTTTATCGTTTTATGAAGGATGGCAAGAGCTTTGTCATGCTGACGGATACGGGTTATGTTAGTGACCGCATGGCCGGAGTGATTGAGAATGCGGATGCTTATTTGATTGAGAGCAATCATGATATCGAGATTCTCCGGAGCGGTGCCTACCCGTGGAGCCTGAAACAGCGCATCCTGTCTGACTTGGGACATTTATCCAATGAAGATGGTGCGGAAACCATGATTCGCACCCTTGGCAATCGCACCAAGCGCATCTATCTGGGGCATTTGAGTAAGGAAAATAATATCAAGGAGCTGGCTCATATGACCATGGTCAATCAACTGGCTCAAGCTGACTTGCCAGTAGGTCATGATTTTCAGGTCTTTGATACTTTTCCTGATACAGCGACGCCTTTGGTAACTATCTAA
- a CDS encoding Rrf2 family transcriptional regulator produces the protein MQISSRFTIATHMLIILALEGKKQKLTSDILAGSVGVNPVIIRKTLSQLKNAGLISVARGTGGADIIKNLEDISLFDIYCAVECLGKSGQLFSFHDKPNPECPIGKNIHNVLDNRLEAIQKAMEAELAQTSLAEVVAATEKEMAKDSIS, from the coding sequence ATGCAAATTTCTAGCCGTTTTACCATTGCTACCCATATGCTGATTATCCTAGCTTTGGAAGGAAAAAAACAAAAACTGACCAGTGATATTTTGGCTGGCAGTGTCGGAGTCAATCCTGTTATTATCCGCAAGACTCTGTCCCAGCTTAAGAATGCTGGCCTGATTAGTGTTGCTCGTGGGACAGGTGGGGCAGATATTATCAAGAATTTAGAAGACATCAGCCTGTTTGATATTTATTGTGCGGTCGAGTGTTTGGGCAAGAGTGGGCAGCTCTTTAGCTTCCATGACAAGCCCAATCCAGAATGTCCTATCGGAAAAAATATCCACAATGTTTTAGATAATCGTTTGGAGGCTATCCAGAAAGCGATGGAAGCTGAACTGGCACAAACTAGTCTGGCCGAGGTTGTTGCAGCAACCGAAAAAGAAATGGCGAAAGACTCCATTTCGTAA
- the smc gene encoding chromosome segregation protein SMC — MFLKEIEIQGFKSFADKTKVVFDQGVTAVVGPNGSGKSNITESLRWALGESSVKSLRGGKMPDVIFAGTENRKPLNYASVVVVLDNQDQFIKQAGKEIRVERHIYRSGDSEYKIDGKKVRLRDVHDLFMDTGLGRDSFSIISQGKVEEIFNSKPEERRAIFEEAAGVLKYKTRRKETESKLAQTQDNLDRLEDIIYELDSQVKPLEKQAETAKRFLELDQERQELYLDVLVAQIKANKADLTVAEADLESIKQELAAYYTKRDELERENQEIKVKRQEVNQKLSDDQASLLELTRLISDLERQIDLAKLESSQAASSRLENEERLAGLREKSQQLTADISSKEAHLADLAVQLTENQEAMSQLEAELADFSDDPDQLIENLRDRYVKLMQEEADLSNDLTSLENRLENERSQAASKQAEFSKLQADLKAGREEEAARQAELEESQAALRALLDQYQEQQGQVEKLATAYQKEQTSMFALLDDLKNKKARAASLEAILKNHSNFYAGVKSVLQEADRLGGIVGAVSEKLSFDPHYQTALEIALGASSQHIIVEDEGAATRAIDFLKKNRAGRATFLPLTTIKARQLPEQNQSRIEASSGFLGIASELVTYEPGLENIFQNLLGTTAIFDTIEHARAAARQVRYQVRIVTLDGTELRTGGSYAGGANRNNNTIFIKPELDSLLGEMEQQSQKLKAQEQQVESLQSQLSEAKQALEAIKSEGEQARLTEQRVKLAYEQIAERVAELSQLEQLQEQDLANQTEAAGLAEKKKMEERLSAIEASKVAITAEIEQVKSNKNAVQDRFDQLSANLSELKLKSTELTSSQRFEKNDLSRLLEEKAALDKEVVTLQLLIEQKEEAVSQKVDISVLEEQLKTAQEKKTDLDQSLIRLKFELDDLEGQSEDILGNLDQARQQNESLIRRQAKAEAEKEKFSDALRRLLTNLTDNYQISFEEADQRARSLENLAAAEAQVKDLEKAIRALGPVNLEAVEQFEEVSNRLNFLKSQRDDVLSAKNLLLETIEEMNDEVKERFQTTFEAIRESFKLTFSQMFGGGSADLILTEGDLLTAGVEISVQPPGKKIQSLNLMSGGEKALSALALLFSIIRVKTIPFVILDEVEAALDEANVKRFGDYLNRFDKESQFIVVTHRKGTMSAADSIYGVTMQESGVSKIVSVKLKDLESL; from the coding sequence ATGTTTTTAAAGGAAATTGAAATTCAGGGCTTCAAGTCATTTGCAGATAAGACCAAGGTGGTTTTTGACCAAGGTGTAACTGCTGTTGTTGGTCCCAATGGCTCTGGTAAGTCCAACATTACGGAGAGCCTGCGCTGGGCTCTGGGTGAGTCGAGCGTCAAGAGTCTGAGGGGCGGTAAGATGCCCGATGTCATTTTTGCAGGGACGGAGAACCGCAAGCCCCTCAACTATGCTTCGGTCGTTGTGGTTTTGGATAATCAGGACCAGTTTATCAAGCAAGCAGGCAAGGAAATCCGCGTCGAGCGCCATATCTATCGCAGTGGGGATAGCGAGTACAAGATTGATGGTAAAAAGGTTCGGCTGCGCGATGTCCATGACCTTTTCATGGATACAGGGCTAGGACGAGATTCTTTCTCCATCATTTCCCAAGGAAAAGTCGAGGAAATCTTTAACAGCAAGCCAGAGGAGCGCCGGGCTATTTTTGAAGAAGCGGCCGGAGTGCTCAAATATAAGACCCGCCGCAAGGAAACAGAAAGTAAGTTAGCGCAGACCCAAGACAATCTTGATCGCTTGGAAGATATTATCTACGAGCTGGATAGTCAAGTCAAACCACTGGAAAAGCAAGCTGAAACGGCCAAGCGCTTTTTAGAACTGGATCAAGAGCGTCAGGAGCTTTATCTGGATGTCTTGGTGGCTCAGATTAAGGCGAATAAAGCTGATTTGACGGTAGCAGAGGCTGATTTGGAGAGCATCAAGCAGGAGCTGGCGGCCTATTATACGAAACGGGACGAATTGGAGCGTGAAAACCAAGAGATTAAGGTCAAACGGCAGGAAGTGAATCAAAAACTGTCTGACGATCAGGCCAGTCTTTTGGAGCTGACTCGTTTAATCAGTGATTTGGAACGCCAGATAGACCTAGCTAAGTTGGAATCTAGTCAGGCGGCTAGCAGTCGTTTGGAAAATGAAGAACGTTTGGCTGGACTGAGAGAAAAAAGCCAGCAGCTGACAGCTGATATTTCCTCTAAAGAAGCTCATCTAGCTGATTTAGCAGTCCAGTTGACAGAAAATCAAGAGGCTATGAGCCAGTTGGAAGCAGAATTGGCTGACTTTTCAGATGACCCAGACCAGCTGATTGAAAATCTGCGGGATCGTTACGTCAAGCTCATGCAAGAAGAAGCGGACTTGTCCAACGACTTGACCTCGCTAGAAAATCGACTGGAGAATGAGCGGAGTCAAGCTGCCAGCAAACAGGCTGAGTTTAGCAAACTACAGGCTGATTTAAAAGCTGGTAGGGAAGAAGAAGCGGCTCGACAGGCGGAATTAGAAGAGTCACAGGCTGCTCTCAGAGCCTTGCTAGATCAGTATCAGGAGCAGCAGGGGCAGGTCGAGAAGTTGGCGACTGCTTATCAAAAGGAGCAGACCAGCATGTTTGCCCTGCTGGATGATTTGAAAAATAAAAAAGCCCGTGCAGCCAGTTTAGAAGCCATCCTCAAAAATCACAGCAATTTTTATGCAGGTGTAAAAAGCGTTCTGCAGGAGGCTGATCGTCTGGGTGGTATTGTCGGGGCAGTCAGCGAGAAATTGAGCTTCGATCCTCATTACCAGACCGCTTTGGAAATTGCGCTGGGGGCAAGTAGTCAGCATATCATCGTTGAGGACGAAGGGGCAGCGACCAGAGCCATCGATTTTCTTAAGAAAAATCGGGCTGGTCGGGCTACCTTCCTACCTCTGACGACCATCAAGGCTCGTCAACTTCCCGAGCAAAATCAATCCAGAATTGAGGCTAGTTCAGGCTTCTTAGGTATAGCTTCGGAGCTGGTGACCTATGAGCCAGGTTTGGAGAATATTTTCCAAAATCTATTGGGGACAACCGCTATTTTTGATACGATTGAGCATGCGCGTGCGGCTGCTCGTCAGGTACGTTACCAAGTCAGAATTGTAACGCTGGACGGAACGGAACTGCGCACAGGCGGTTCTTACGCCGGAGGAGCCAATCGCAATAATAACACAATCTTTATCAAGCCTGAACTGGACAGCCTGCTTGGAGAAATGGAGCAGCAGTCCCAGAAGCTGAAAGCTCAGGAGCAGCAAGTCGAAAGCTTGCAGTCTCAGCTATCAGAGGCCAAGCAAGCCTTGGAAGCCATCAAGTCTGAGGGTGAGCAAGCCCGCTTGACGGAGCAAAGAGTCAAGTTGGCCTACGAACAGATTGCAGAGCGGGTTGCGGAACTCAGCCAGCTGGAGCAACTCCAGGAGCAAGATTTGGCTAATCAGACTGAAGCAGCAGGCCTTGCTGAAAAGAAAAAAATGGAAGAGCGGCTGTCGGCTATCGAGGCTTCCAAAGTAGCCATTACTGCTGAAATCGAGCAAGTCAAGTCGAATAAAAACGCTGTTCAGGATCGTTTCGATCAGCTATCGGCTAACTTGTCAGAACTGAAATTGAAGAGCACGGAGCTGACTTCTAGCCAGCGCTTTGAGAAGAATGATTTGTCGCGTTTGCTAGAGGAGAAGGCTGCTCTGGACAAGGAAGTCGTTACTTTGCAGCTTTTGATAGAGCAAAAGGAAGAAGCGGTCAGCCAGAAGGTGGATATTTCCGTCTTGGAAGAGCAGCTTAAGACTGCCCAAGAGAAAAAGACAGACTTGGATCAGAGCCTCATCCGACTCAAATTTGAGCTGGACGACTTAGAGGGCCAGTCTGAGGATATTCTAGGGAACTTAGATCAAGCCCGTCAGCAAAACGAAAGTCTGATTCGCCGTCAGGCCAAGGCAGAGGCTGAAAAAGAGAAATTTTCAGATGCCTTGCGTCGTCTGCTGACTAATCTGACGGATAATTACCAGATCAGCTTTGAAGAGGCTGATCAAAGAGCGCGTTCTTTGGAAAATCTTGCAGCTGCAGAAGCCCAAGTCAAAGACTTAGAAAAGGCTATTCGTGCTTTGGGACCGGTCAATCTGGAAGCAGTAGAACAATTTGAAGAAGTCAGCAACCGACTGAATTTCCTCAAAAGTCAGCGGGACGATGTCCTCTCAGCCAAAAATCTTCTCTTGGAAACCATTGAAGAGATGAATGACGAAGTCAAGGAACGTTTCCAAACAACCTTTGAAGCCATTCGTGAAAGCTTCAAGCTGACCTTTAGCCAGATGTTTGGCGGCGGTTCAGCTGACCTGATCTTGACAGAAGGCGACCTGCTGACAGCTGGGGTAGAGATTTCGGTTCAGCCTCCGGGCAAGAAAATCCAATCTCTCAATCTTATGAGTGGTGGAGAAAAAGCCCTGTCAGCCTTAGCCCTTCTCTTCTCCATCATCCGCGTCAAGACCATTCCGTTTGTTATCTTGGATGAAGTTGAGGCAGCTCTGGATGAGGCCAATGTCAAGCGCTTTGGGGATTATCTCAATCGCTTTGACAAAGAAAGCCAGTTTATCGTTGTGACCCACCGTAAGGGAACCATGTCTGCGGCAGATTCCATCTATGGAGTAACCATGCAGGAGTCAGGAGTTTCCAAGATTGTGTCGGTCAAGTTAAAAGATTTAGAAAGTTTATAG
- the rnc gene encoding ribonuclease III — translation MEQLKDALLEQFGLVFEDSSLLETAFTHTSYANEHRLLKISHNERLEFLGDAVLQLIISEYLYKNTQKPEGDLSKLRSMIVREESLAGFARDCQFDQFIKLGRGEEKSGGRNRDTILGDLFEAFLGALLLDKDVETVKDFIYQVMIPKVEAGDFEQVTDYKTKLQELLQVNGDVEIVYQVTDETGPAHAKNFAVAVLINGQKAGQGQGRSKKLAEQEAAKDAFEKESH, via the coding sequence ATGGAACAATTAAAAGATGCACTGCTGGAGCAGTTTGGGCTGGTGTTTGAAGACAGCAGTCTGCTAGAGACCGCTTTTACTCATACCAGCTATGCCAATGAGCACCGCCTCTTAAAAATTTCACACAATGAACGCCTGGAATTTTTAGGAGACGCTGTTCTGCAGCTGATTATTTCTGAGTATTTATATAAAAATACCCAAAAACCAGAAGGAGATTTGTCAAAACTACGCTCCATGATTGTTCGGGAGGAGAGTTTGGCTGGCTTTGCACGGGACTGTCAGTTCGATCAGTTTATCAAGCTGGGTCGCGGTGAGGAAAAGTCAGGAGGCCGCAATCGCGATACCATTCTGGGTGACTTATTTGAGGCCTTTTTGGGTGCCCTTCTTTTGGATAAGGATGTGGAGACTGTCAAAGACTTTATTTACCAAGTCATGATTCCCAAGGTAGAAGCAGGTGACTTTGAGCAGGTGACTGACTATAAGACTAAGCTGCAAGAACTCCTACAGGTTAATGGGGATGTGGAGATTGTCTATCAGGTTACAGATGAGACAGGGCCAGCCCATGCTAAGAACTTTGCTGTGGCTGTGTTAATCAATGGTCAGAAAGCGGGTCAGGGACAAGGCCGTTCTAAGAAACTGGCTGAGCAGGAAGCTGCCAAGGATGCATTTGAAAAGGAAAGTCACTAA
- a CDS encoding Cof-type HAD-IIB family hydrolase, translating into MADIKLIALDLDGTLLTTDKKISQGNLAALKAAQQQGVKVVLTTGRPLKAMEFFLHELGTDGQADEYTITFNGGLVQRNTGEILDKTVFAYDDVARIYEETEKLGLPLDAIDGGLVYQIQSDQVSLYAEFNPALNFESIAFEDLSSQITYNKCVTAFAQEPLDAAIPHIAPELFDQYEIFKSREMLLEWSPKNVHKATGLEKLIAHLGIDKSQVMACGDEANDLSMIAWAGLGVAMQNAVPEVKEVAEVVTPMTNDEDAVAWAIRKYVLKEN; encoded by the coding sequence ATGGCTGATATTAAATTGATCGCTTTGGACTTGGACGGGACGCTTTTGACTACGGATAAAAAGATTTCTCAAGGGAATCTGGCAGCGCTCAAAGCGGCTCAGCAGCAAGGTGTCAAAGTTGTATTGACCACAGGGCGTCCGCTTAAGGCTATGGAATTTTTCCTGCATGAGCTGGGCACTGATGGTCAGGCAGATGAATACACCATTACCTTTAATGGTGGTCTAGTTCAGCGCAATACAGGCGAAATTTTGGATAAAACAGTTTTTGCCTACGATGATGTAGCTAGAATTTATGAAGAGACTGAGAAATTGGGTCTGCCTCTGGATGCGATTGATGGGGGCTTGGTTTATCAGATTCAATCAGACCAAGTATCGCTCTATGCGGAGTTTAATCCAGCTCTGAACTTTGAATCCATTGCTTTTGAAGACCTTTCTAGCCAAATTACCTACAATAAGTGCGTCACAGCCTTTGCTCAGGAACCGCTGGATGCAGCCATTCCTCATATTGCGCCCGAACTGTTTGACCAGTATGAGATTTTCAAATCACGGGAAATGCTGCTGGAATGGTCACCGAAAAATGTCCACAAGGCGACTGGTTTGGAGAAACTGATTGCCCACTTGGGAATTGATAAAAGCCAAGTTATGGCCTGCGGTGACGAAGCCAATGATCTGTCAATGATTGCTTGGGCTGGGCTAGGAGTTGCCATGCAAAATGCTGTGCCAGAAGTCAAGGAAGTCGCAGAAGTTGTCACTCCGATGACCAATGATGAAGATGCAGTTGCTTGGGCCATTCGGAAATATGTATTGAAGGAGAACTAA